From the Paramormyrops kingsleyae isolate MSU_618 chromosome 7, PKINGS_0.4, whole genome shotgun sequence genome, one window contains:
- the LOC111843767 gene encoding leucine zipper putative tumor suppressor 3-like isoform X1 — translation MECVDCRHRPEGAGFTAMGSVGSGVSSQQEFALRSVGTRTQSSPPQGPCHAQQAPGGRGCSAERPQALAAPDSTERTSTNTCESHTPHSDRWASKDDHAVSSSDCTVSSGSQLVTNSVFMNGAGRRGGLDICGNSVVLKKKKNVSQQGAHCRERRSKPENNNNVPRMKPVSSKQEQSTDGLVRPSAFKPVVPRSFHSMQNLLSAPPAGGAGGGRGEVSGGAPCVPGRQREQESPSGGAENSTGQSGLSDSGRNSLTSLPTYAGSASSCGPAHTLGPLSASTSHINKLGTAAQNGLSASDSGRSSSSCCQRLSRPGDRPLPLQTSPPCDDIIQDLEDRLWEREQEVLHMRRNLDQSEVAIAQVFEEKQRVWEREMDELRQNYAGRLQQVSRKALRSQHALQAQVARLQQDKRRLQDEITALLTHREELERRCLDYRKQQADILPRLEETKWEVCQKVGEISLLKQQLRESQGEVTQRAGETVALRAQLKELSAQLKEREETALSLKGSYSSKSLQLEHCEGELQRTLREVSQLRDKLGTFEAEVESLKRALGKVNRGVGRAWGGLPLTPSPTEAAPPPPSSGGDTLLSLQSDEAKAQRQLEEAGDLQRELERLQGALRLERQQREQQALSFAQERHSWLDEKQRVLQYQAQLQLSYVELLQRNQVLERQVSQLGTEGTSPPPISPSLPEPPTDLHSPPSTSDTKSTALHQLTPAWPAASRLERIESTEI, via the exons ATGGAGTGTGTGGATTGCAGGCATCGGCCTGAGGGGGCGGGGTTTACTGCCATGGGGAGCGTGGGTAGTGGGGTGTCTAGCCAGCAAGAGTTTGCCCTAAGGAGTGTGGGGACGCGAACCCAGAGCAGCCCCCCACAGGGCCCGTGTCACGCCCAGCAGGCCCCGGGAGGGCGTGGCTGCAGTGCAGAGAGACCCCAAGCCCTAGCTGCTCCTGACAGCACTGAACGCACATCTACAAACACCTGCGAGAGTCACACACCACACAGTGACCGCTGGGCCTCCAAAGACGACCACGCTGTCTCCAGCAGCGACTGTACCGTCTCCAGTGGCAGTCAGCTGGTGACCAACAGCGTGTTTATGAATGGGGCGGGGCGCAGAGGAGGCCTGGACATCTGTGGAAATAGTGTGGtgctgaagaagaagaagaatgttagccagcagggggcgcactGCCGAGAGAGAAGGAGCAAGCcggaaaacaacaacaacgtcCCGAGGATGAAACCTGTATCTAGCAAACAAGAGCAG AGTACTGATGGTCTAGTCCGGCCCTCTGCCTTTAAACCCGTGGTACCCAGAAGCTTCCACTCCATGCAGAATCTGTTATCTGCCCCACCTGCAGGAGGTGCAGGAGGGGGGCGTGGTGAGGTTTCAGGTGGGGCCCCCTGTGTACCGGGGAggcagagggagcaggagagcccTAGTGGTGGGGCTGAGAACAGCACTGGTCAAAGTGGGCTGTCGGACTCGGGCAGGAACTCGCTGACCAGCCTGCCTACCTATGCCGGCTCGGCTTCCAGCTGCGGTCCAGCCCACACACTAGGGCCTCTCAGTGCCTCCACCAGCCACATCAACAAGCTAGGCACAGCCGCCCAGAATGGCCTCAGTGCGTCTGACAGTGggcgctcctcctcctcctgctgccaGCGCCTCAGTCGCCCTGGTGACAGGCCACTCCCCCTGCAGACATCCCCGCCCTGTGACGACATCATCCAGGACCTGGAGGACCGCCTGTGGGAACGAGAGCAGGAG GTACTCCATATGCGGCGAAACTTGGACCAGAGTGAGGTGGCGATTGCGCAGGTGTTTGAGGAGAAGCAGCGCGTTTGGGAGCGTGAGATGGACGAGCTGAGGCAGAATTATGCGGGGCGGCTGCAGCAGGTATCACGCAAAGCTCTGcgctcccagcatgccttgcaaGCACAGGTCGCCCGTTTGCAGCAGGACAAGCGGCGGCTTCAGGATGAGATCACCGCACTGCTTACCCACCGGGAGGAGCTGGAGAGGAGGTGCCTGGATTACAGAAAACAGCAAGCAGATATACTCCCTCGGCTGGAAGAGACCAAGTGGGAG GTATGTCAGAAGGTTGGGGAGATCTCCCTGCTGAAACAGCAACTGCGTGAGAGCCAGGGGGAGGTGACGCAGCGCGCGGGAGAGACGGTGGCCCTACGAGCCCAGCTGAAGGAGCTAAGTGCTCAGctgaaggagagagaggagacGGCACTGAGCCTGAAGGGCTCGTATAGCAGTAAGAGCCTGCAGCTGGAGCACTGTGAGGGGGAGCTGCAGAGGACCCTCAGGGAG GTATCTCAGCTGAGGGACAAGCTGGGTACCTTTGAGGCAGAGGTTGAGAGTTTGAAAAGAGCCCTTGGCAAAGTGAACAGAGGGGTGGggagggcctggggggggctacCTTTGACCCCGAGCCCCACAGAGGCAGCCCCTCCTCCACCTTCTTCAGGGGGTGACACCCTCCTGAGTCTGCAGAGTGACGAGGCCAAGGCCCAGCGGCAGTTGGAGGAGGCCGGGGATCTGCAACGGGAGCTGGAgcgcctgcagggggcgctgcgtTTAGAGCGACAGCAGCGAGAGCAGCAGGCCCTCAGCTTTGCTCAGGAGCGCCACAGCTGGCTGGATGAGAAACAGCGAGTGCTACAGTACCAAGCACAGTTGCAGCTCAGCTATGTGGAGCTGCTGCAGAGGAACCAGGTGCTGGAACGTCAAGTGAGCCAGCTCGGGACGGAAGGAACCTCACCCCCACCCATTTCTCCATCCTTACCTGAGCCACCCACTGACCTCCACAGCCCACCTTCCACCAGTGACACGAAGTCCACTGCCCTGCACCAGCTGACCCCCGCTTGGCCGGCTGCTTCTCGCCTGGAGAGGATTGAGTCCACAGAGATCTAG
- the LOC111843799 gene encoding E3 ubiquitin/ISG15 ligase TRIM25-like yields the protein MAEASVTLTENQFSCSICLDLLKDPVAIPCGHSYCMNCIKNFWDKEDHAGVYSCPQCRQTFTPRPVLGRNTMLAEVVKKLKTGLQPTTPADHDAGPGDVECDVCTGRKQKAVKSCLGCLASYCETHLQPHYESPAFKKHKLTDATGHLQEKVCSNHDKPLEVYCRTDQQCICYLCTMDEHRGHDTVSASARVAEIQKQMVETQKGFEQKIGLRKKELEELKMAVDSIPVTIFTEMISSIERRRSEVTELIRVQEKAAVSQAQEHMERLEEEIAELKRRQLELEQLSHTVDHIHFLQRFQCLLGPSDGAFGPRISINPQCSYENVKNVVSGLKEELENVCEKKTAEIHQTVASYVVLQEIVPSTRAEFLEYSCRLTLDPNTANRNLRLSEFNRVVTWEGCMQPYADHPERFNSNGQVLCTEGLTGCCYWEVEWSGQQFGIALAYKGIGRQEGSNDSMYGQNDKSWCFKYNPGGYYSYNYSFCHNNETIQLYGCLSSKIGVYLDARAGILSFYNASDNNMTLLHRVQTTFTEPLYPGIYLYGGTAKLC from the exons ATGGCTGAAGCCAGTGTCACACTAACTGAGAATCAGTTCAGCTGTTCAATCTGtctggatctactgaaggatccagtggctattccctgtggacacagttactgtatgaacTGCATTAAGAACTTCTGGGATAAAGAGGATCATgctggagtttacagctgcccccagtgcagacagaccttcacACCCAGGCCTGTTCTGGGCCGAAACACCATGCTGGCTGAAGTAGTCAAGAAACTGAAGACAGGACTACAGCCAActactcctgctgaccatgatgctggacctggagatgtggagtgtgacgtctgtactgggagaaaacagaaagctgtcaagtcctgcctggggtgtctggcctcttactgtgaaactcacctccagcctcactatgagtctccagcttttaagaagcacaagctgactgatgcCACTGGACATCTGCAGGAAAAGGTCTGTTCCAACcatgacaaacccctggaggtctactgccgtaccgaccagcagtgtatctgCTATCTCTGTACGATGgatgaacacagaggccatgatacagtctcagctTCTGCACGAGTGGCAGAAATACAG AAACAAATGGTGGAAACACAGAAAGGATTTGAGCAGAAAATTGGGTTGAGAAAGAAGGAACTGGAGGAGCTGAAAATGGCTGTGGACTCAATCCCAGTAA CgatcttcactgagatgatAAGCTCCATTGAGAGAAGACGCTCTGAGGTGACAGAGCTGATCAGAGTtcaggagaaggctgcagtgagtcaggctCAAGAACACATGGAGAGACTGGAGGAGGAGATTGctgaactgaagaggagacagttggagctggagcagctttcacacacagtGGACCACATtcatttcctccag AGGTTTCAGTGTCTTCTTGGCCCTTCTGACGGTGCATTTGGACCCAGAATCTCCATCAATCCACAATGCTCTTATGAGAATGTGAAGAATGTAGTTTCTGGGCTGAAGGAGGaactggagaatgtttgcgAGAAGAAAACGGCAGAAATCCATCAGACAG TTGCTAGTTACGTCGTCCTGCAGGAAATAGTGCCCTCgaccagagcagaattcttagAAT ATTCCTGTCGGCTCACTCTGGACCCCAACACGGCGAACAGAAACCTCCGTCTGTCTGAGTTCAACAGAGTGGTGACATGGGAGGGATGCATGCAGCCATATGCTGATCACCCAGAGAGGTTTAACTCAAATGGCCAAGTGCTgtgtacagagggtctgactggGTGCTGCTATTGGGAGGTTGAGTGGAGTGGGCAGCAGTTCGGTATAGCCCTCGCATACAAAGGGATCGGCAGGCAAGAAGGCAGTAATGACAGCATGTATGGACAAAATGACAAGTCCTGGTGTTTCAAATACAATCCGGGTGGTTATTACTCATATAATTACTCATTCTGCCACAATAATGAGACAATACAGCTATATGGATGCTTATCCTCCAAGATAGGGGTGTACCTGGATGCCAGGGCAGGGATTCTGTCCTTCTACAACGCCTCTGACAACAACATGACCCTCCTGCATAGGGTCCAGACCACGTTCACTGAGCCCCTTTATCCTGGGATCTATCTATATGGCGGTACAGCCAAGCTGTGCTGA
- the spra gene encoding sepiapterin reductase yields the protein MTAPVSRDLGRALCIITGASKGFGRTLAIQVYSLLKPNSVLLLVARSRDKLNELRADLASSETDRAGLAIRCVVADLREKEGIEETVRAARETPSADIEHLLLINNAASLGDVSRLATSFTDPREVDSYFSLNVSSALSLTAGLLGAFPQRPGLRRCVVNVSSLCALQPFPSWVLYCTGKAARNMMFQVLAKEEPDLRVLSYAPGPLDTEMQVQARSTTRDPELRKTLSALHAEGKLLTCGESVAKLVKLLLEDGYQSGAHIDFYDL from the exons ATGACTGCTCCAGTCTCCAGGGACTTAGGTCGAGCTCTGTGTATCATTACCGGCGCTTCAAAAGGTTTTGGTCGGACTCTTGCTATACAAGTATACAGTTTGCTCAAACCAAATTCCGTACTTCTCTTGGTAGCCCGATCCAGGGATAAGCTGAATGAGCTTCGGGCAGATCTTGCGAGCTCGGAAACAGATCGGGCTGGGCTGGCCATACGTTGTGTGGTAGCTGATTTAAGAGAGAAAGAAGGGATTGAGGAAACGGTGAGGGCAGCCAGAGAGACGCCTTCTGCAGATATAGAGCATCTATTACTGATCAACAATGCGG CTTCTCTGGGTGATGTGTCCCGGCTGGCCACTAGCTTCACAGACCCTAGGGAAGTGGACTCCTACTTCTCTTTAAATGTGAGCTCTGCCCTCAGCCTGACTGCGGGGCTGCTGGGGGCTTTCCCACAGCGGCCCGGGCTGCGGCGCTGCGTGGTCAATGTCAGCTCGCTGTGTGCCCTGCAGCCTTTCCCCTCCTGGGTCCTGTACTGCACTGGCAAGGCAGCCCGCAACATGATGTTCCAGGTGCTAGCCAAGGAAGAGCCGGACCTTCGTGTGCTCAGCTACGCCCCAG GTCCTCTCGACACAGAGATGCAGGTACAGGCTCGATCCACTACACGAGACCCAGAGCTGAGGAAGACGCTGAGTGCCCTGCATGCTGAAGGCAAGCTGCTGACCTGCGGAGAGTCTGTGGCCAAGCTGGTGAAGCTGCTGCTGGAGGATGGGTACCAGTCTGGTGCCCACATTGATTTTTATGACCTGTAG
- the LOC111843767 gene encoding leucine zipper putative tumor suppressor 3-like isoform X2, with product MECVDCRHRPEGAGFTAMGSVGSGVSSQQEFALRSVGTRTQSSPPQGPCHAQQAPGGRGCSAERPQALAAPDSTERTSTNTCESHTPHSDRWASKDDHAVSSSDCTVSSGSQLVTNSVFMNGAGRRGGLDICGNSVVLKKKKNVSQQGAHCRERRSKPENNNNVPRMKPVSSKQEQTSPPCDDIIQDLEDRLWEREQEVLHMRRNLDQSEVAIAQVFEEKQRVWEREMDELRQNYAGRLQQVSRKALRSQHALQAQVARLQQDKRRLQDEITALLTHREELERRCLDYRKQQADILPRLEETKWEVCQKVGEISLLKQQLRESQGEVTQRAGETVALRAQLKELSAQLKEREETALSLKGSYSSKSLQLEHCEGELQRTLREVSQLRDKLGTFEAEVESLKRALGKVNRGVGRAWGGLPLTPSPTEAAPPPPSSGGDTLLSLQSDEAKAQRQLEEAGDLQRELERLQGALRLERQQREQQALSFAQERHSWLDEKQRVLQYQAQLQLSYVELLQRNQVLERQVSQLGTEGTSPPPISPSLPEPPTDLHSPPSTSDTKSTALHQLTPAWPAASRLERIESTEI from the exons ATGGAGTGTGTGGATTGCAGGCATCGGCCTGAGGGGGCGGGGTTTACTGCCATGGGGAGCGTGGGTAGTGGGGTGTCTAGCCAGCAAGAGTTTGCCCTAAGGAGTGTGGGGACGCGAACCCAGAGCAGCCCCCCACAGGGCCCGTGTCACGCCCAGCAGGCCCCGGGAGGGCGTGGCTGCAGTGCAGAGAGACCCCAAGCCCTAGCTGCTCCTGACAGCACTGAACGCACATCTACAAACACCTGCGAGAGTCACACACCACACAGTGACCGCTGGGCCTCCAAAGACGACCACGCTGTCTCCAGCAGCGACTGTACCGTCTCCAGTGGCAGTCAGCTGGTGACCAACAGCGTGTTTATGAATGGGGCGGGGCGCAGAGGAGGCCTGGACATCTGTGGAAATAGTGTGGtgctgaagaagaagaagaatgttagccagcagggggcgcactGCCGAGAGAGAAGGAGCAAGCcggaaaacaacaacaacgtcCCGAGGATGAAACCTGTATCTAGCAAACAAGAGCAG ACATCCCCGCCCTGTGACGACATCATCCAGGACCTGGAGGACCGCCTGTGGGAACGAGAGCAGGAG GTACTCCATATGCGGCGAAACTTGGACCAGAGTGAGGTGGCGATTGCGCAGGTGTTTGAGGAGAAGCAGCGCGTTTGGGAGCGTGAGATGGACGAGCTGAGGCAGAATTATGCGGGGCGGCTGCAGCAGGTATCACGCAAAGCTCTGcgctcccagcatgccttgcaaGCACAGGTCGCCCGTTTGCAGCAGGACAAGCGGCGGCTTCAGGATGAGATCACCGCACTGCTTACCCACCGGGAGGAGCTGGAGAGGAGGTGCCTGGATTACAGAAAACAGCAAGCAGATATACTCCCTCGGCTGGAAGAGACCAAGTGGGAG GTATGTCAGAAGGTTGGGGAGATCTCCCTGCTGAAACAGCAACTGCGTGAGAGCCAGGGGGAGGTGACGCAGCGCGCGGGAGAGACGGTGGCCCTACGAGCCCAGCTGAAGGAGCTAAGTGCTCAGctgaaggagagagaggagacGGCACTGAGCCTGAAGGGCTCGTATAGCAGTAAGAGCCTGCAGCTGGAGCACTGTGAGGGGGAGCTGCAGAGGACCCTCAGGGAG GTATCTCAGCTGAGGGACAAGCTGGGTACCTTTGAGGCAGAGGTTGAGAGTTTGAAAAGAGCCCTTGGCAAAGTGAACAGAGGGGTGGggagggcctggggggggctacCTTTGACCCCGAGCCCCACAGAGGCAGCCCCTCCTCCACCTTCTTCAGGGGGTGACACCCTCCTGAGTCTGCAGAGTGACGAGGCCAAGGCCCAGCGGCAGTTGGAGGAGGCCGGGGATCTGCAACGGGAGCTGGAgcgcctgcagggggcgctgcgtTTAGAGCGACAGCAGCGAGAGCAGCAGGCCCTCAGCTTTGCTCAGGAGCGCCACAGCTGGCTGGATGAGAAACAGCGAGTGCTACAGTACCAAGCACAGTTGCAGCTCAGCTATGTGGAGCTGCTGCAGAGGAACCAGGTGCTGGAACGTCAAGTGAGCCAGCTCGGGACGGAAGGAACCTCACCCCCACCCATTTCTCCATCCTTACCTGAGCCACCCACTGACCTCCACAGCCCACCTTCCACCAGTGACACGAAGTCCACTGCCCTGCACCAGCTGACCCCCGCTTGGCCGGCTGCTTCTCGCCTGGAGAGGATTGAGTCCACAGAGATCTAG